One genomic segment of Coffea arabica cultivar ET-39 chromosome 6e, Coffea Arabica ET-39 HiFi, whole genome shotgun sequence includes these proteins:
- the LOC140009962 gene encoding stemmadenine O-acetyltransferase-like, with the protein MEIISKEFIKPSSPTTMDSKKTCQHLKQSLSESLTRFYPLAGRINDSNLCFIDCDDSGALFIEAQVHAQLSEKLSQSTAIEELNQYLPLELYAHDADNIPLAIQISFFECGGMAIGVCISHKVADAMSFVTFMTTWADGIFISMQV; encoded by the exons ATGGAGATAATATCGAAGGAGTTCATAAAGCCATCATCTCCAACAACCATGGATAGTAAAAAGAC ATGCCAGCATCTAAAACAGTCTTTATCAGAGTCATTAACAAGATTTTACCCATTAGCCGGAAGGATCAATGACTCCAATCTTTGCTTCATTGATTGTGATGACTCCGGAGCTCTTTTTATTGAAGCTCAAGTTCACGCTCAACTATCAGAAAAGTTATCCCAAAGTACAGCCATAGAGGAGCTAAACCAATATCTCCCCTTAGAGCTCTATGCCCATGATGCCGATAACATACCATTAGCTATTCAAATCAGTTTCTTTGAATGTGGAGGCATGGCAATTGGAGTTTGCATTTCACATAAGGTAGCTGATGCAATGTCGTTTGTGACATTTATGACTACATGGGCTGACGggatttttatatcaatgcaagtttaa